One region of Paucibacter aquatile genomic DNA includes:
- a CDS encoding glycosyltransferase domain-containing protein produces the protein MTTPQARRPRLVIYTVLTGSKEPLGDPLAELERARDDTDLDIGFVCFTDNRALRSPVWEFRYLDDTPLPPEKLSRRPKALPHEYLPDWEYSLYVDNIVRFKRMPRAADLQCASPYAFRTFRHTTRSNPRQEAEAIVQLGYESVDRLSAQLDFYATRMPLSDITPLSTCTVILRQHMHPVLVKFGVIWWEQILNFCKRDQMSFDFAIHCAQAQIDYLPGLKHDNDLIQNSANIQPNRVHANFDAVRYAWMHRQDPAARANPRQHYLDHGRFEGRSYNARLELFEYLCYQVGSSLGAQVAPRRQVAATLNDWLTPWRGKPGRLLLVSIAGAEPAAFEAEERARAEAALCAFLPGCVGTRIELRAEQLAGGELAFRPDDGGFDLIVVLGASGRLLKPLLSLVAGAFKPQGQMLVLASESAPLADVAALESAIALKTGSPCRARVQGSRHDSLDAGLPNSLLGFEWGP, from the coding sequence TCACCGACAACCGCGCGCTGCGCAGCCCGGTCTGGGAGTTCCGTTACCTCGACGACACGCCGCTGCCACCTGAGAAGCTCTCGCGTCGCCCCAAGGCCTTGCCGCATGAGTACCTGCCGGATTGGGAGTACAGCCTCTACGTCGACAACATCGTGCGCTTCAAGCGCATGCCACGGGCGGCCGATCTGCAGTGCGCCAGCCCCTACGCCTTTCGCACCTTCCGCCACACCACGCGCAGCAACCCGCGCCAGGAGGCCGAGGCCATCGTGCAGCTGGGTTATGAGTCGGTCGATCGCTTGAGCGCCCAGCTGGATTTCTACGCCACCCGCATGCCGCTCAGCGACATCACGCCGCTGAGCACCTGCACCGTCATCCTGCGTCAGCACATGCACCCGGTGCTGGTGAAGTTCGGCGTCATCTGGTGGGAGCAGATCCTGAATTTCTGCAAGCGCGATCAGATGTCGTTTGATTTCGCCATCCATTGCGCCCAGGCCCAGATCGACTACCTGCCCGGGCTCAAGCATGACAACGACCTGATCCAGAACAGCGCCAACATCCAGCCCAACCGCGTGCATGCCAACTTCGACGCGGTGCGCTACGCCTGGATGCACCGCCAGGACCCGGCGGCGCGCGCCAATCCGCGCCAGCATTACCTGGACCATGGCCGCTTCGAGGGTCGCAGCTACAACGCACGCCTGGAGCTGTTCGAGTACCTCTGCTACCAGGTCGGTTCCAGTCTGGGTGCCCAGGTGGCACCGCGCCGCCAGGTGGCAGCCACGCTCAACGACTGGCTGACGCCCTGGCGCGGCAAGCCCGGGCGCTTGCTGCTGGTGAGCATCGCCGGCGCTGAGCCCGCGGCCTTCGAGGCCGAGGAGCGCGCGCGCGCCGAGGCGGCGCTCTGCGCCTTTTTGCCCGGCTGCGTCGGCACCCGCATCGAGCTGCGGGCCGAGCAACTGGCGGGCGGCGAGCTGGCCTTCCGCCCCGACGATGGCGGCTTTGACCTGATCGTGGTGCTGGGTGCCTCGGGCCGCCTGCTCAAGCCCTTGCTGAGCCTGGTGGCGGGAGCCTTCAAGCCGCAAGGGCAGATGCTGGTGCTGGCCTCGGAATCCGCGCCGCTGGCCGATGTGGCGGCGCTGGAGTCGGCCATTGCACTCAAGACGGGCTCGCCTTGCCGCGCCCGGGTGCAGGGCAGCCGGCATGACAGCCTGGATGCCGGCCTGCCCAACAGCCTGCTCGGCTTCGAGTGGGGGCCGTGA